In Ruminiclostridium josui JCM 17888, the genomic window AAATTAGAGATAAATAAAAACTTCAGTTACAATGGTAAAACTTATAAAATAGAACGTGTAGTCTTTTCTGCAAGTGAAACGAGAGTATATATTAAATCAGATAATGGCTCTCCTGCAGTTGATATTATGAAGATATCTCTAAAAACTGACGACGCGATTATATCATGCAATCATTATTTTAAAGGTGAAGATGGCATACAAGTATATTGTTTTGAACCAAGTGTTGGCTATGAGAACACATTTCAAATAGCTGAGGATGTAAAAGTTCTTTTATGTGAATAGTTGGAGCTTATCAATATATGAGTAAATAAGGGAGGTTGGATTTATAGTCCACCTCCCGATTTTTATGTATTTTTTTCAAATAAAGATAAAACGACTTTTGTCAATAAATTCTTTTCATTGGTGGATTTCCGCAAGTTTATTCTTTTTTGATAAACCGGATAGTCAATTCTGCAAATACCTGGCTCAAAGGCTATTTGAAATAAGAAAAGAGATACCAAAAGGTTCATTAAAGTTTGAGTATCTCAAGCCTGATGTAAAGGACAAGCTTATTTCTTTAGTTAGAGAGCTGGTTGACATAGATGAAAACCTACAGGAAGCCATATCAGAGTATGTTGAATCAAAGCTGGACATTGCCGGAATGTATTCATTAAAGGAATTGGAACTGGATGCAAAAGCTGATGAATATGAAAAGGAGGCTGAGAAGATTATCGCAAACAAGCTTTTGGGGCTTACAAGGAAATTTATTAAAAAGGAGTGGGATATAAAAAATGAAGAGTTTGAAGCCGGTATTAGAGAACGGGCGACAGGACAGTTGTTAACAGAAATTTTTTCAACTCTGGCAAGGCTTACAAAGAATAATAGGAAGAATCGCATATCCCGTAAGCATGTTATGGGTGGCGACCTTTCCAAGCAGGCCAGAAAGGAAAAAGCAAAGGAAATGGAATCAACCGGTTGGGATATTGAAAAATAAATAGTGCAAGGAGGGACATATTCATGCACAACAGACATTTGAAAGTACAGTACGCCACTGTATTTTTTGTATTTATAATACTGTCAGTATTCTGTGTATTTGCCTCAATGGCGTTTCATATGATATTAATAGGAGCTGACAGCGCACCAACATATTACCCTATAAAAGAATGTATCGAAAGCATAAAAACAGTCAAAAAACACCGACTGCTTTTTTTATGCTTTGAGGGACTATCCTTCTGTCTAGCAGCAGCACTTATGGTAAGTTACAGCAGAAACTATATTAGCAAGCTACAGTGTATAACACCCAAGATATATACACCGGTAGCCGCAGGGCAGAACCAGTTCGGATCAGCCAGATGGATGACTGAAAAGGAAAAAACAAAAGCCTTTGATACAGCAGTTTTAAATCATAAAGATGAATTCTATATAGCTTTGTTAGAAGCTGGGAAAAAGGATAGGGCCATAATAAAAAAGCATGTTATTGACAAGGAAGATAAGCAGGAGCAAAAGAAGTTACATTTTCAATATATTAAATGGTTTGTGGAAAAGGTACTGCCAGAAGAAAAAAGGCATATACTCCGAGAAAAACTCAGACTATATTATGATGAAATCCTTAGAAAGTACTTTCCGAGTATATGGGAAAGTATGCAGCATACAAAGAAGGTTAAGCCTACACTAAAAGAAAGATTCAGGAGATATGTAGATGACAACCTGAAAAAATACTTCCCAAGTATATGGCAAATAAAAGAGCAGCGGAACATTGACAAGCTTGCCGATTTATTTGAATGTGAATTTGATGTTTCAAAAAAAGATTCAAAGGCTGATATAGAACCAAAAAGTATTGAAACCATTGCCCAGACCGATACTCAATGCTTCAGTTCTGGTGGAATGGTTATTGGAATGAAAAAGCTTCGTGGAGGAAAGGAACTCTTTTATTACATTGGCGATGATACACATTTACTAGGTATAGGAGCAACCCGTTCAGGTAAAAGTCGAACACTGGTAATACAAAGTATATGTTTTTTAGCTCTAGCGGGAGAAAGTATGATTGTATCGGATTTAAAGGGAGAATTGAACCAGTATACAGGAACCTTCTTAAAAAGACTTGGGTACAACGTTATAATCCTGGACTTCAAGAATCCCTTAAAAAGCGATAGGTACAATCTTCTACAGCCAATAATAGATGCAATAGATGAAGATAACATACCCAAGGCAACAGAATGTGTATGGGATTTAGTCGGTATCCTGGTTGGAGATGCGAAAGGCGAAAAAATATGGAACAACGGTGAAGCCTCAACAATAGCCTGTGCCATAATGTCGGTTGTATATGACAACAGAGAAGGGGAACGTAGAAAGTACCAGACATTGACCAATGTATATTACTTCATAGCTGAAATGTGCAAGCCAATTGGAAAGAATATTCCCATAGTGGAATACGTCAAAGAATTGCCGGACAATCATCCTGCCAAGCCGTTGGTAGCCATATCTGAAATAGCTCCTGAGAGAACAAGAGGAAGTTTTTATACTGCAGCACTTACTACACTGAAGCTCTTTACATCAAGTTACATAAATGCAATGACCATGGCAAGTGACTACAACCCAAAAGACCTCGGCAGAAAAAAGACAGCACTGTTTATGGTACTTCCAGATGAGCGAACAACATATTACAGCATTGCATCATTACTTGTTCTTCAGCATTACATACAGTTGGTAAATGAAAGTGATGGCAGGGGAGGACGTCTTAAAAAAAGAGTAAACTTTATACTTGATGAATTTGGAAACTTTGCTGCTATACCTTCCTTTGACACACTACTTACAGTTGGCGGAGGCAGAGGAATGAGATTCAACTTATTCCTTCAGGACTTTGCTCAGTTGGAAAGCAAGTACGATGAAAAGGTTGCTAAAACAATAAAAGGAAATTGTCAGGTATGGGATTACTTGCAGACAAACTCTCCCGAAACTCTGAAAGAAATATCAGAAAAGCTTGGAAACTACACTGTATCAACCTATTCACTATCCAGTCAAAGCAGTAAATACCAAACACCTTCATCATCCGCAAGTGTAAACCTGACAGGCAGAGCATTACTAATGACAAACGAAATAGCTCAAATTGACAGACCATATAGCCTAGTTACATCCAAGGAAAACCCGGCAATAATGTATTCCCCGGATTTGTCAAAATGGAACTTCAACACAATGCTTGGCCTTGGTAATAAGAAACACAATGAAAAGGTAAGAGATTACAGAGAAAAACAAAGAATTGAGAGAATGACCAAACAGGAAGCAGAAAAAATAGAGCTTTGGAGCGAGTGTTGGAAGTATTGGCAGAAACAATGCGAGGGGATGCAGCAACCACAGCAACAGCCAAATCTTTTAAGGAGAACAATTTCAAGGAGGGAGGATGATTTTTATTAGTAAAAATTAAATGCGATGATAAAGTAAAACCTAGAAAGTTGACAAGTCATAACGAAAAATATATAATATGTAAATAAAAGGTAATATATACAAATTATGGTAAGAAAGGGAGTGCGAATACGGAGGTGCAACATCCTTCACAGCTTTGTATATAATATCCTTACTAAAAAATAATTTAATAAGGAGTTGTATGTATTTATGAAAAAAGGATTAGTTTTTCTTATTTTAATTGTAACTATTTTAGCTACGTTTAGTACTTCGGTTTTTGCGTATACTCCAGCAATAAGAACAAGTGATGGACAAACTTTAGAAGCAGAGCCAAATGATTATGATGAAGATGCAACAATACTTTGGAGAACATCTACTGGTCCTTATCTATGTCTTGGTACAATAAGATATATTGAAGATACTGATAATTATGTATTTCAAAGTCCTACAACGCAAACAAGAACTTTAAAACTTCAAAATAATTCATCCTTAAGAGTCACTGATGCATATACTTACTTATCAATCTATGATATAACTGCTAATAATGTTGTATCTGAACAACATGTTGAATATACTGGTGGGGGTGAAGCAGCACTAGTTCCATTCCAAGCTATTGCGGGCCACGATTATATAATAACTGTTGCACTTGAAGGACCTGTTAATGCTATACAAGCTAGGTTAGATTATCTTGCAACGATAAATGGTGGTAAAGGCTATACATATGTTGTTTTCGTAAATTAATTTAACATATGAGGACAATTATAATAAAGGTACCCACTTACTATTGTTAATTAAAAAATTAAGAAAAGAGAATTACTTTAAATAAAGCACTACAAATAGGGGTATGGGCAGATTTTTGCAAAAATCGTACGCTAAGCTTCCATACCCCTTAAATTCTGATCAAATTTGTACGCTAAGGAATATTCAAATTGCTTGGTTCATTTAGTGACCGTAAGTTGGTCAATGATGTAATGTTTTTCATGTTAAAGGTGTATTCGCCCAAGAAATTTATATGCTCCCAGTCCAAAGGAGATATATAATTAAGCAGCTCTTCCTTCAGGGCATTTTTCTCCTTCAGATATTCTATAGCTTTTTCAAGATACACTGTATTCCATACGCTTATAGCATTGATGATTATGTTCAGGGCACTTGCCCTTTGCAGTTGGTCTTTCAGTGCCTTTTCATGCAGTTCACCACGTTTGCCAAAGAATATAGCTCTAGCCAATGCATTTGTGGCTTCACCTTTGTTAAGTCCTTTCTGAATTCTTCGGCGTAAAGCTTCGTTGGATATGTAATCGAGGATGAATATTGTCTTTTCTATTTTGCCCATTTCTTTCAGGGCAGCAGCCAGTTTATTTTGTCTTGCATATGAACCAATCTTACTCATTATGAGAGAACCTGACACTTTACCTTCCCGGATGGAATGGGCAAGTCTCAGTACATCATCAAAGTTTTCCTGAATAAGTTTTTTATTTATCTTGGATTTCAAAAGCTTTTCTATTTTAGGAAATTCCGAAGGCTGATTAAACGTAAATAAATCCAAATCTGATAAATCCCTGAGCCTTGGGGCAAACCTGAATCCAAGCAAATGACATAATCCAAATATCTGGTCGCTATACCCGGCAGTATCGGTGTAATGCTCCTGTATTTCCAGATCTGTTTCATGGTGCAGTAGCCCATCTACGAAATGAATGGCATCCCTTGTGTTTGTATTAACAACCTGAGCATAAAAAGATGAAAACTGGTCACTAACCCATCTGTAAATAGTTGCTCCTTTGCCTGAGCCATAGTGCGGATTATGAACAGAATTCAAGGCATTTACACCGATAGGTACACGCATACCGTCACTTGATGAAGTTTTTCCTTCTCCCCAATAGGTCGGCAATAACAATGAGTGATGGAAGTTTATAAGGGTGGCCTGAGCCTTATTAAAGGCATCATCATACATTCGCCATTCAACAGTATTGGCCATTTGATAATATGTGATACCAGGTGTGGCTTCTGCCATTTTTACAAGACCGACATTTGTGCCCATTGCCATAAGTGTAGCCATGACAATAGGTTTTTCTTCTTCCTTGGGTTTTTTGCCAGTGGACGTATGTACAAACTGTTCATCAAAATTAGTCCAGTTCGCTACTTCAAGCAATAAATCCGTAAGCTTTATTTTTGGTAGCATACTGTAAAGGAGCTGACTGAAAGCTTTTGCTTCATCAGGAGTATCCTTTTCAAGCCTTTTTACATGAATCTCACCATTTTCAATAGTTATACCATCCAAGCCTTCAATGCTTTTGGATACATATTGCAGCCTTTCATTCAGTGATTGCATTCTTTCCTGAATGTATTCATCAAATGAAGTACTAACATCTAACCTTGTCCCTGCATCACGAGCCGACTCCCATTCGTTTCTTGAAAACAGGTAATCTTCGAAGTGCTTATACTGACGGCTGCCAACAACAGATATGTCACCGGAACGTATGCAGTTCCTCAATTCTGTAAGTGCAGCCAATTCATAATACTGTCTGTTAATTGAACCGTCCGGCTGAAATACATGTTTTGTCCATCTGTTTGGAATAAAGGATATTGGTGCATCCGATGGAATAGTTCTCTTTTTTGCTTTGTTCATATCTTTTATGATATTTAATCCATCAACCAGTGGTTTGGTTGATTTACTGGACTTAAATTCTAAGCTACTCAAAAGTGTTGGGGTATATTTTCTGAGATAATTAAATCTGGTAGTCAATAAATCAAGATAGTCATAATCCATAGGCCGAGCCAGCTTATCGGCTTCCTCAGCAGATGAAATGAGCTTGTCCCACGGCATGACAGCAACCTCAATAGTCTGAAATAGGTCTAGACCTTCATTCCTTGCTTTTACAAGTGCTTTAACTAAGCTTGCATAATACACCACTTTTTCATTTAAGGCCTTGCCATTCTGAACCTGCATTTCCTGCTGAATTTTTCTGCCATTGGATAGCAAACTGTTCATTTGCCTATCATGTATCTCTATTGCTTGGTCTACTAAATCTTGACTTAAATCAAGTAAGAATATGGCAAGTATAGCATACCTTTTTGATGCATCAAACTTTTTAAAAGCGTATGGTTCATATCTTGCCCCAAGCCTTGATAATTGTCTGAGCCTGTTTTGATGTATACCTGATGTATGGATAGAAAGATTCAGACAACGGACATATTCGAGCCTTTCTATTACTTTGATAAAGGTTTCAGGGGAGTGGTTGCCGGGTATTTCCTTGAGCCATGCCAAACGAGTAATACCATTTTCAACCTTTGTATTAAGCATTCCATCTAATCGTCTTTTTTGTTCATCATCAAGACAGTCATTTACAATTTTATATATCTTAGCTTCTGCTTTATTTCTTACATCCCAAACGATTCTTTCAACAGTAGTTATTGCCGGAATTATGATCTTCTTATTTCTCAGTTCATCAAGTGCCGTTCTAATGAGATACATTGAATTGCCATTTTCCATGGCATAGGGGATAAGGCTCTAAGCTATACCACGATAATCTATTACAGAAAAGCTTTTATAGCCATATTCCTGACGGATTTCTTCAAGATGCTCACGTTTGGTTGGATCTCTTTGAGCATATAAAAAGAAATCATCAGGACTTGCATCAATCTGTCTAGCAATATATTCAAGAACATTGTATGGGATACTGTCAATTTCGGTTAAAGGCCATCCCGGATAGCGAAGTACACTTAACTGTACTGCAAAGCCAAGCCTATTGTGGCTTCTCCTGTGACGGTTTATGATTCCAATGTCATGCTGAGAAAACGAATAGTATGCTGCCATTTCTCTTGCATTCAGATCAGCCGGTATTTGTTTTAGTTCCTGACGTTGTTCCTCTGTTAATAATTCTCTACTTTTTAAGTACCCCATAAATTATTCCCCTATAATTTCTATAGTTTCTCCATTTTCTCCTGAAGCTTCTTTTTATCAGGATTCGTATACAGTAAAGTAGTATGAATGTTAGAGTGCCCGGCCTGATTTGCAACTTCATGTGGAAGCATACCTTTTTCTAAAGCATTGGTACAGAAGAAATGTCTTAACTGGTGCGGAGTGATTATATCACTATACTTTTGAAATATCCTATTGACCGTTGTTCTGTCCAATTTTTTGTTTTTCTTGCTGACAAAAAGGTAATCGGAGTTCTGTGATGATTTAATATTATCCCTGTCTTTCAAATACCCTCTAATTGCATTTATAACCTTGGTATTAAGTATTACAGTCCTTTGCTTATCACCTTTGCCATTTCTGATAACACACTCTTTTCCGGATAAATCAAAATCATCCATCCTGATATTAAGAGCTTCCGAAATTCTCATGCCGGTATAAGCTATAAGAACCATCAATGCATAATTACGGGTGTTCCTGCTTTCAAGTACAGTCTGTAAAAAATGTTTTACTTCCAATTCAGTTACCTTAGTCGGTGAAGCATATTGAAGCTGCACTTTTATTTTATCACTGTTATCAATAGCAATATCATCCTGATAGTTATTGGCAATAAGAAATAGGTTATATTTCAACAGACTGCTTAGTTTATGATTAATGGTTTTGGCATCATTTCTACGGATATTTTGAAGATAGCTTTTATACTCCATTACATTCTGATGGAGCAGTATTGTAAACTCCTTTGAGAAGGATTCCTCAAACCATTTGAAATAGTCTCTTATATCTGATATGTAGCCTTTTATTGTATTGATACTTTTCCCTTCATTGGTAAGGTATTGCATAAATTCATCCAAAATTTTCACCTGTCTCTTATTCTTAAAATATTTATTGGTGAAGAATTCACCGATTTTTATAAACAGGCAGTGGGAGCATCCGTGTCACCAAGGGCAACGTAAATAGCGCAAAAGGCTATTGTCATTAACTGTGAATAATAAGCTACTTTTCACTACATGACACAAATGCTCCCATTACCCCTATTTATTTTCATTTACTAATTTACTTATAACTTCTGTGGACAGTCTTGTCAGATATGAAACATGAGTCTCATTTTCAGATAAAAAATCGAATAATATTTTTATTTTAGTATTTAAATCAAAATCTAATATAAGAGGATACCATTCATACCTATAATTTGGGTTCATTTTCTTTACCTTATAAAGCCATGTTTTTAAAGTAGGTTCTGGAACATGAAATAATTTACTTACAGTATCAGTATTTCCACACAGCATACATATAAGTGTTAAATTTTCTTTTGCCTTTTTTGTATATTTGTTATGAGAAGTCCCAAATGCGAAGAATTTCTCAGATACACTATTTGGTTCCCAAGGCATCCGCTCTTCTTGAAATTTCTTTTCAAGTGATTGGTAAATTTCAGTATAATCAGTTTTGTCATTTAACATCTCCATGACATTAATCCTCCCTGGTAATTCTATTCACATAATAATGAGTTAAGTTGT contains:
- a CDS encoding VirD4-like conjugal transfer protein, CD1115 family, which translates into the protein MHNRHLKVQYATVFFVFIILSVFCVFASMAFHMILIGADSAPTYYPIKECIESIKTVKKHRLLFLCFEGLSFCLAAALMVSYSRNYISKLQCITPKIYTPVAAGQNQFGSARWMTEKEKTKAFDTAVLNHKDEFYIALLEAGKKDRAIIKKHVIDKEDKQEQKKLHFQYIKWFVEKVLPEEKRHILREKLRLYYDEILRKYFPSIWESMQHTKKVKPTLKERFRRYVDDNLKKYFPSIWQIKEQRNIDKLADLFECEFDVSKKDSKADIEPKSIETIAQTDTQCFSSGGMVIGMKKLRGGKELFYYIGDDTHLLGIGATRSGKSRTLVIQSICFLALAGESMIVSDLKGELNQYTGTFLKRLGYNVIILDFKNPLKSDRYNLLQPIIDAIDEDNIPKATECVWDLVGILVGDAKGEKIWNNGEASTIACAIMSVVYDNREGERRKYQTLTNVYYFIAEMCKPIGKNIPIVEYVKELPDNHPAKPLVAISEIAPERTRGSFYTAALTTLKLFTSSYINAMTMASDYNPKDLGRKKTALFMVLPDERTTYYSIASLLVLQHYIQLVNESDGRGGRLKKRVNFILDEFGNFAAIPSFDTLLTVGGGRGMRFNLFLQDFAQLESKYDEKVAKTIKGNCQVWDYLQTNSPETLKEISEKLGNYTVSTYSLSSQSSKYQTPSSSASVNLTGRALLMTNEIAQIDRPYSLVTSKENPAIMYSPDLSKWNFNTMLGLGNKKHNEKVRDYREKQRIERMTKQEAEKIELWSECWKYWQKQCEGMQQPQQQPNLLRRTISRREDDFY
- a CDS encoding tyrosine-type recombinase/integrase; its protein translation is MKILDEFMQYLTNEGKSINTIKGYISDIRDYFKWFEESFSKEFTILLHQNVMEYKSYLQNIRRNDAKTINHKLSSLLKYNLFLIANNYQDDIAIDNSDKIKVQLQYASPTKVTELEVKHFLQTVLESRNTRNYALMVLIAYTGMRISEALNIRMDDFDLSGKECVIRNGKGDKQRTVILNTKVINAIRGYLKDRDNIKSSQNSDYLFVSKKNKKLDRTTVNRIFQKYSDIITPHQLRHFFCTNALEKGMLPHEVANQAGHSNIHTTLLYTNPDKKKLQEKMEKL